The following proteins are encoded in a genomic region of Nicotiana sylvestris chromosome 4, ASM39365v2, whole genome shotgun sequence:
- the LOC138889821 gene encoding uncharacterized protein, which yields MKIHDYSIIDQLRKTPAQISLLSMLLHSNEHVRVPIKTLNEAHVSEKTTVNELEKMANRFFEVNRISFTDDELPEEGVGHNRALHLVVKCEGHYVKRVMVYGGSSVDVCPISTLQGMKINADRIRPRNVRIRAFDGSARDTIGEINLTMTIGPVYFEIVFQVVDMDNSYNFLLGRPWIHMAGAVPSTLHQMAKEGCESIVYRAFEAIFVDHVEEGKPILYPRLSVTSASGQQKQTKNKAKHHKKHGWVLQQPIPHILYTLVKPRFQEGQNSSAHVNIDEICLGLSQVFSEVNMIQDGEGTSRTDMQLIDPDTMLTNWEATPLPTRKESCFSNMTCMRNSRLDLKKLSNIKIMHQEVEDDEDEVVEEIKKELEQFENKPKPNLNEIEPMNIRTLEEVRETKISIHTEQKTRDALIQLLFEYRDVFAWSYDDMLGLSADLVVYKLLTYPYFPPVQQKQRKFKTDVSDKIKEEIMKQLSANVVIAIRYTTWVTNVVPVLKKNGKTKVCVDYRDLNKASPKDNFPLPNIHILVDNCAKHEIQSFVDCYGGYHQILMDEDDAEKTIFTTPWGTYCYRADHVCDLKKFFERLRRYDLKLNPTKCAFGVPSGKLLGFIVSRRGIELDPSKIKSIRDLPPPKNKKEVMSLLGRLKYISRFIAQLTTTCEPIFKLLKNDAAIKWTNDFQKAFDRIKDYLSKPPVLVPPEPGRPLFLYLSVMDNSFGCVLGQHDATDKKEQAIYYLIKKFTNYEFTKWVEAVTFKAVTKKAVVDFVHSNIICRFGIPKTIITNNAANLNSHLMKEILRKMIEGSRQWHEKLPFALLGYRTTVRTSVGATSYLLVYGTEAVTPTEVKIPSLQIIVESEIEDTEWVKTRLEQLMLIE from the exons atgaaaattcACGATTACTCAATCATTGACCAGCTAAGAAAGACTCCTGCCCAAATATCTCTACTATCTATGCTCCTACACTCAAATGAGCATGTCCGTGTACCGATCAAGACCCTGAACGAGGCACATGTCTCAGAGAAGACCACAGTGAATGAGTTAGAGAAGATGGCCAACCGATTTTTTGAGGTGAACAGAATCTCCTTTACTGATGATGAACTTCCCGAGGAAGGAGTCGGGCACAATAGGGCTTTGCACTTGGTCGTCAAATGTGAGGGTCATTATGTAAAGCGAGTCATGGTTTATGGAGGCTCGAGTGTAGACGTATGCCCTATATCTACTTTGCAAGGCATGAAAATCAATGCAGACAGAATCCGACCTAGAAATGTTCGCATTCGGGCTTTTGATGGCTCAGCGAGAGATACCATTGGGGAGATCAACCTCACCATGACAATTGGGCCGGTTTACTTTGAAATTGTCTTCCAAGTAGTAGACATGGACAATTCTTATAACTTtcttcttggaaggccatggatccataTGGCTGGAGCTGTGCCATccacattacatcagatg GCCAAAGAAGGGTGTGAGTCCATTGTCTATCGAGCTTTTGAAGCGATTTTTGTGGACCATGTTGAGGAAGGAAAGCCCATTCTATATCCTCGTCTTTCTGTCACATCT GCTTCAGGTCAACAAAAGCAGACAAAAAATAAAGCCAAGCACCACAAAAAGCATGGATGGGTCTTGCAACAACCTATCCCTCACATTCTCTACACTTTAGTCAAGCCACGATTCCAAGAGGGTCAAAATTCCTCGGCGCATGTAAACATTGATGAAATTTGCCTTGGCCTCAGCCAGGTATTTTCTGAAGTGAATATGATCCAGGATGGTGAAGGCACTAGTCGTACCGATATGCAACTAATTGACCCAGACACCATGCTCACCAACTGGGAAGCAACTCCTCTCCCCacaaggaaggagtcttg CTttagtaacatgacatgcatgaggaattcaCGCCTAGATCTTAAAAAGTTGTCtaatattaaaataatgcatcaagaggttgaagatgatgaagatgaggttgttgaggaaataaaaaaagagttggaacaatttgaaaataaGCCTAAGCCCAACCTTAATGAAATTGAGCCAATGAATATCAGAACTCTTGAAGAAGTTAGAGAAacgaagataagcattcacactgaaCAGAAAACCAGAGATGCCTTgattcaacttttatttgaatacagagatgtgtttgcttggtcttacGATGATATGCTGGGTTTAAGTGCTGATCTAGTGGTTTATAAGCTTCTTACGTATCCTTATTTTCCaccagtccaacaaaagcaacgaaaatttaaaacagacgtgagtgacaaaatcaaagaggaaataaTGAAGCAACTGAGTGCCAATGTGGTCATAGCtatccgatacaccacatgggtGACGAATGTTGTGCCTGTGCTGAAGAAGAATGGAAAGACCAAAGTGTGTGTTGACTATAGggacctgaacaaagcaagtccaaaggataattttcctttaccaaatatCCATATTCTTGTAGATAATTGCGCAAAGCATGAGATACAATCGTTCGTGGATTGCTATGGTGGGtaccaccaaattctaatggatgaggatGATGCAGAAAAAACCATTTTCACCACTCCATGGGGTActtattgttacagg GCTGATCACGTGTGTGATTTGAAAAAGTTCTTCGAACGGCTTCGAAGGTATGACCTTAAGCTTAATCCAAccaagtgtgcttttggggttcCATCTGGGAAACTCCTCGGTTTTATAGTCAGTCGAAGaggcattgaactggatccatctaagataaagtccattcgagatCTGCCACCCCCGAAGAATAAAAAGGAAGTCATGAGTTTGCTAGGGAGGTTGAAatacatcagtaggttcattgctcagctcacaaccacgtgtgagcccatctttaagttgctgaaaaaCGATGCCGCTATCAAGTGGACGAATGATTTccaaaaagcttttgacaggATCAAAGATTATCTGTCAAAACCCCCTGTACTAGTCCCACCTGAACCTGGTAGGCCTTTGTTTTTATATCTATCGGTGATGGATAATTCCTTTGGGtgcgttctggggcaacatgatgcaaCAGACAAAAAGGAACAAGCAATCTATTATTTGATCAAGAAGTTCACcaattatgag ttcaccaagtgggtggaggccgtcactttcaaagcagtcaccaagaaagcagtggtagactttGTTCATTCCAACATCATCTGTCGCTTTGGCATCCCAAAGACCATTATCACTAATAATGCAGCCAatctaaatagtcatttgatgaaggag attcttaggaagatgatcgaaggttccaggcaatggcatgaaaagctgccttttgctCTTTTGGGATACCGTACGACTGTTCGCACATCTGTTGGTGCAACTTCGTATCTGcttgtatatggaactgaagctgtAACACCCACTGAAGTCAAAATTCCATCTCTCCAAATTATTGTGGAATCAGAGATTGAAGAcactgagtgggtcaagacccgattAGAACAACTGATGTTGATCGAATGA
- the LOC138889820 gene encoding uncharacterized protein, translating to MVKNRDRGEVIPEYIPWFHDPSSFRDRPEESNRRRNDQRTIEKLKEELGRAQMTIAKQQVQQQAGVAQIRLNIEKDYQYALRVMDKDLKQAKNEVSRLQEELANTNGLVRRVEANKDAEIHKLQEDLSIVEEEMRQQQMEFDLHREKFESIKNHQLAEFETEKCHYHKVIGRLQNDLAEDMKQRNSTLDREEDALNLAGARGRQIDGMFVFQENVKRRILEIAEYTALGCTNCEKMNKRMFIESAINLARYIATDLEALYKDMSNQLGQGAPQPR from the coding sequence ATGGTAAAAAACCGAGATCGTGGAGAGGTGATCCCTGAATATATTCCTTGGTTTCATGATCCTTCGTCGTTTAGAGATAGGCCTGAGGAGTCGAACAGGAGGAGAAATGATCAAAGAACTATAGAAAAGCTGAAAGAGGAATTGGGGCGTGCTCAGATGACCATAGCCAAACAACAAGTCCAACAGCAAGCAGGAGTTGCTCAGATTCGTTTAAATATTGAGAAAGATTATCAATATGCCTTGAGAGTCATGGATAAAGATCTAAAGCAGGCTAAAAATGAGGTATCCCGCTTACAAGAAGAACTGGCAAACACGAATGGTTTAGTCAGAAGAGTTGAGGCGAACAAAGATGCTGAAATACATAAGTTGCAAGAAGACTTGAGCATCGTCGAGGAAGAAATGCGCCAACAACAAATGGAGTTTGATCTCCATAGGGAGAAGTTCGAGTCAATTAAGAATCACCAACTAGCCGAATTCGAGACGGAGAAATGTCACTATCATAAGGTAATAGGTCGGCTACAAAATGATTTGGCCGAAGACATGAAACAAAGGAACTCAACATTGGACCGTGAGGAAGATGCACTAAATTTGGCCGGTGCCCGTGGGCGACAAATCGATGGCATGTTTGTGTTCCAAGAGAATGTCAAGAGAAGGATACTTGAGATAGCCGAGTACACTGCTCTGGGGTGCACAAATTGTGAGAAAATGAATAAGAGAATGTTTATCGAATCTGCAATCAACCTCGCTCGCTACATTGCTACGGATCTGGAGGCCTTGTACAAAGATATGTCCAACCAATTGGGGCAGGGAGCGCCCCAACCAAGATGA